The sequence below is a genomic window from Polaribacter vadi.
TGATGGAACAAACAGATTTGGAACTCAAAATTCTGGGATTCCTGTAAATGATTTAACTCAATATACGTTCAATAACTCTTGGAAACCAGAAAGTCAAAACTTTCAAATGAATAATAGTGTTTCTTTTGCTGGAGGTAAAAAATTCAACATAAAAGATGATACTTTTAGTTTCTTTATTGTTGGTGGGTTTGATGGTAGTTTCAATTATTTAGATGGTAACATCAAACAAACAACAAGTTCTGGAGAAGTTTTTCAAGATCAAGATTATACAAAATATGAGTATAATGTTTCGCAAATACTAATGGCGAATTTAAAATATAAGTTTGATGAAGGACATTCTATAGCATACAATCACTTATTTATTCATAATAACAAACAATCTATTGGAGATTATTTAGGATTTAATAATCCTGAACAAGATGGAGATTTGGAGTTTCAAAGAAGACAGCAAACCAATAATAATGAGTTGTATGTAAATCAATTTATTGCAAACTATAAATTTACGGATAGATTAAATTTCGAAGCAAAAGGTTCTTTAAACTTTATTAGAGGAAATGAGCCAGACAGACGAACAAATAAATATCTTTTAAGAGATGATTTTTACAGTCCACAAACAAGTTCTGCAGGAGAAAACGAACGTTATTTCTCAAAGTTAGAAGAAAACGATTATGCAGCAAAAGGTAAGTTTGAATACAAATTAAAAGAAGACGAAGACGATATAAGTGTTTTAGAATTTGGTGGAGATTATAGATATACAGAGCGTTTATTTTCTGCAACTATTTTTAATCACGATTTTTCTAGCAGAGTTGCTATTGATTTAGAAAATCCTGATGCTATTTTTAATCAAAATTCTATAGATACTAATATTTTCGAATTAGAAACTGGTAGAGGTAGTGCAAGTAATCCTGCTGCTTTTGTGCCTTTTACATATAGAGGTAAAAGACAAATTTTTGCAGCTTTTGGTAATTTAATATATCAATTAAATGATAATTTAATCGCTTCTTTTGGTGGAAGATTCGAGAAAATACAACAAAGAGTTACCTACAATACTAACATTGCACAATCTGTTGTAGATGGCGCTTCTAATTTAGATAGAACATATGTTTTACCAAGTTTTAATATAAAATATAATTTTAATGACAATAGTATTTTTAGAATTGCAGGAAGTCAAACCTATACATTTCCTCAATTTAAAGAAACTGCACCTTTTAAATATCAAGATATTAGTTTCTCATCTCAAGGTAATCCAGATTTAAAACCCTCTGATAATTATAATTTAGATGCTAAATATGAGTATTACTTATCATCATCAGAATTATTTACGGTTACAGGTTTTTATAAAAATATTCAAAATTCAATTGCAAGAACAGAAATTCCTTCTGGAGGAAATACCTTAACCTATTTAAATGTTGGTAATGCAAGTGTATATGGTGTAGAGGTTGAAGCTAGAAAAAGCATTTACGAAATTGAGGATAAAGATGTAAAAATTATGGCAGGTTTAAATTCATCAGTTTTAATATCGAATGTAGATTTAGATCAAAGTTCAATAGCGCAATTTACAAATGCTACAAGTAATTTGGAAGGCGCAACTCCATTTTTATTAAATGCAGATATTTCTATCAACAAAAAATATAATGATAACACTTTAATTTCTTCTGTAGTTTTTAACTATTTCAGTGAAAGAGTATATTCTATTGGTACCAGAGGTTTTGAAAATGTTTTAGAAAAAGGAATACCAACATTAGATTTTGTTTCCTCTTATGATTTTAACAATCACTATAGTATAAAATTAAAAGCAACAAATTTGTTAAATCCTGATTTTCAGTTAACAAGAGCTGGTTATAATGGAGGAGAAGATGTTGTGTTAAGAAATTATAAAAGAGGTGTTAACTTAAGTTTAGGGTTTTCATATAGTTTCTAAATTTTATCAATTTTAGTAACAATTCTTTAAAATTTAGTTAAAACAAAATAAACCTTCTTTGTTCAACTTTGCAGAAGAAAATTAAACTAAAATAATTTAAACAAATTAAAAGAAAAAATGAAAAAATCAATTTTATCAATCGTAACTATTGCAGCGTTCGTATTAACAAGTTGTTCTTTAAGTGATGATGATGCTACAACTGTTGTTGGTGGAGGTGTAACTGCACAAAATTTAGCAGGAAACTTAACAGCGGATTTAACACTAAGCTCTGGAGTTGCACACAATTTAATAGGAGCACTTTTAGTAAAAGAAGGCGCAACATTAACTATAGAAGCTGGTGCAACTATAAATGCTTTAGCTGGGGGTACAGATGTTTATATTTTAGTAGAAAGAGGAGGTAAAATTATTGCAGATGGTACAGCTTCAAATCCAATTAAATTTACATCAGGTGCTGTAGTTCCAAAAGCTGGAGATTGGGGAGGAGTTATTTTAAACGGAAAAGCGCCTTTAAGCAGACAAGCAGGTTCAGAAAGTAATGCTGCAACAGAAGTTAAAAATTCAATTTTATTTGGTGGTGCAGATGCTTCAGATAATTCAGGTGTATTAAACTATGTAATATTAGAATATACAGGAGCAAGAATTGATGATGAAGCAGAACACAATGGTTTAACTTTAAACGGAGTTGGTTCTGGAACTACAATTAGTAACATTGCGATTTTAAATGGTGATGATGATGGAATTGAGTTTTTTGGAGGAACTGTAAATACATCAAACATTTTAGTTGTAAATGCTAAAGATGATATGTTCGATTTTTCACAAGGGTATTCTGGAACTTGTACAAATTTATATGGTATTAGAGAAAATGGGTACACAGCTGTAACTTCTGATCCAAGAGGAATTGAAGCTGATGGAAATTTAGATGGTAATTCTCCTTCAGATATTAACGAATCTAACTTTACAGTAAATGGTGTAACAATTATAAATAATGCTGATGGTGTAGAAATGTCTGATGGAATAAAAATTAGAAGAGATGCTACAGCAACTATTACAAATGCATATTTAGCATTAGGTTCTGGAGCAAAATTTGGCGATGTTATAGATTTACAAGATAGTAAATCAGATTCTACAGAAGGTACTTCAATTACTGCAACTGCAAATATTGCAAACGGTTTAGATATTACTGATGTAAAAAACACAACTGTTGGTGGAGCAACAATAACATTAACTGCAGCTACTTCTGGAGGAGCAGATAAATCTGTATTCACTTGGACTGGGTATAGTTTTTAGTCAAATAAAATTTTTTATATATAAAAAGCAGGCTTTTAAGCCTGCTTTTTTGTGTTTTAGAAAATAAAATACTTTAAAGATTTATTTTTTAAAGTGAGTAAAAGTTTGATTTAGAGCAAATTCATTTTTAGGTTTTCTTATTTTATGTTACTACTATAAAATTAAGTTACGAAACTAATACTTACTTATATTTAAGAACAAATTTGCTTATTTAAGAACTTTCCTCGCATTCTATTCTATACCTTTTGTATAATCTCACTACTTTAGTCTTAAACTAATTTTGAATATTAAAAATACTATTCTAAGTGAAATTAAAAATTACATTTCTTACTACATTTTTTCTATTAATTAGTTTTCTCAGCGAAGCTCAAAATGGAGAACCTATTTTTAAGGAATTAGAAAAGGATTTAACTTCTAATCGAGTAGTTAAAGTTTTAAGAATTATAGATAGTATTATTTCTACAAATACCTTATCAAAAAAAAAAATAAATGATCTTAAGTCTTTAAAAGTTTGTTGTTTAGTTCAACAAAGTAAGCTTCCAGAAGCGTTAACGTTATCATCCACTATTTTAGAAAACTCAAAAGAATTAAGTGAAAGAGGAGAGGTAATTTTACGAATACAAAGAGCACTGATTTTCGAATTCTTTAACGATGCTGAATTGGGTTTTTTAGAATTTAAGAAATTAGAAGAAATTTATAGAAAAAGAGAAAAAGATAAATATTATGGACAATATTTATATAGAAAATCATCATTTTACACAATACTGCAACCTGTTTTAAAGAGTGATAGCTTAGCATTAGATTTTGCAGAAAGAGGCATCACTTTTGGAGAAAAAAATAATTATCGTGAAGTTAGTGGTATCTCTAAACTACTTAAAAGTAAATACGTTCCAAAAGATGAAAAAATAAAACTTGCAAAAGAAGCGTTAAAAGATTTCAAACAAATTGATGATTTCAGCCATTTAAGCATAATATATGTTGTAATTGCTAAGCAAGTTTCTGATAGTAAGAATATGGCTTTAGCACATAAGTATTTAGACTCTGCTCTTTTTTTATTAGAAAAAATTAATGATATTCACTACAAAGCAGATGCCTACGAAAAAAAATATTTATTATTTGAAATAGAAAATAAACCAGATTCTGCACTTGTTTATTATAAAAAGTATCATAAGTCTAAAATGGTTGCAAGTTTAGAGCTTCAAGGCAATGAGATCGCTAAAATTAAATTAAATAATAAAATAGAAAACCAAAAGTTAGAAGTTCAAATATCGAAGAAGAAGTTATTGTTGTCTCAAAATAACAATAAATTTCTTACTTTTTTTGTAGTTGGAATACTTTTTCTGTTAGCTATAATTTTTTTCTTATACAGAAACTTAGTTTCAAAAAATAAAAAAATAGATGATCAAAATAATATTTTGAAAGAATCTGTTAAACATAAAGGCTTATTATTACAAGAGCTAAATCATCGTGTAAAGAATAATTTATCTTTGATTATAAGTTTGATAAAATTTCAATCGCAAGAAATAAACGAGCAATTTTATATAGAGAAATTTAAACATTTAGAAAATAGAATTAATACCATTGCAATTGCACACGAGCAATTTATTTATGCTGATAATAAAATAGAAGGAGAGTTTTATAATTTGGAAGAATATTTGCAGAAAATAGCTTCTTTAATTAATTTATCAACTAGAAAAATTGAATATCAGCAAGATATAAGTGCTATAAAATTAAATATAGATACAGCATTACCAATTGGTATTTTAATGAACGAATTAATAAGTAACAGTATAGAACATGCAGTTACAGAAGATGTGTTAAAAATAAATGTAAAAATTGAAAAGACAAATAACTTAATTCACCTTTATTACAAAGATTCTGGTACTTCTTTTAAAAGAGATAGCAAAAAAGCAACACTTGGTCTGTTTATTATAGATAGTATGGTTGCTCAGCTAAATGGAAAGATTGAACAAAAAAAATCAACATTTAAAATAATTTTAAAATATAAAAATTAAATGATGATTAATGAGAAGCTAAAAGATATCAAAAGTATATTAATTGTAGAAGATGAGTTGTTGATTGCTCGTCAAATAAAAATAGCACTTTTAAATCACGGTTATCTTTGTGCAGGAATCGCTATAAATTATAAAGCAGCCAAAGAAATTTTAGAAACTACGAAAGTAGATTTGGTTTTGTTAGATGTTAAAATTTCTGGAAGAAAAACAGGATTAGATGTGGCATTACTTTTAAACACACTATATAGTATTCCATTTTTATTTATTACTTCTTATAATGATGCAAATTCTTTACATAAGATTAAAGAACTTTCTCCTAAAGGATATATTAATAAACCTATAAATGAAATTACTGTTCTAACTACAATCGATATTATTTTTGATAACTTAAAAGATGAAACAGAAAAATTTGTAAATATTAATATTGGTACAACTACCTATAATATTCAAATTTCAGATTTATTATATATTAAGTCAGAGCATGTATATGTTAGGTTATATTATAAAAAAAGAAAAATGTTAATAAGGTGTTCACTTAAAAAGTTTATAGAAACAATGCCAAAAAACCTTTTAATAAGAGTAAGTAGAAGTTGTGCAGTGAATATAAACTTTATAGAAAATATAGGAACTTCCTCTTTAGAAGTTTATGGAGAAAATATAAAAATTTCACCTAACTATAAAATAAATCTTCAGTACTTAAATCGTGATTTATAAGAATAAAATAATAGGTATTTTATTCTTTGTCAGATAGTTTAGAGTGTGTTATTTCAGAACAAATTAATCTGTTTTAGAACAAATTTAAATTTCTGAGAGCTTTTTTTTTAATTTTATACTCTTATAAATAATATTAAAAAAAGCTATGAAACTAAAATTACTATTTATTTTATCGATTATTATTGGGCTTAATGGAATTGTCCAAACAAGTTCTGCACAGATTAGTGCAGAGAGTTTTAAATTTACTCAATTAACAAACTCATCTACACAAGGAGTATTTGCAAAAGGTGCTACAATTTATATAGGCACAACTTCAGGATTGTTAATTTCTACAGATAGTGGAACTACTTTTACAACTAAAACTATTACAAATGGTTTAGGATCTAATAATGTAAAAAATGTTTTTGTAGATGGTTCA
It includes:
- a CDS encoding TonB-dependent receptor, whose translation is MKKFLFITLLIVSQFLVAQDKGTLTGLLTDKETNNEPLPFANIIIKGTKIGTTSDFDGNYLLKVPAGNHIVVFSFLGYKAVEKSIIIKAGQTVTLNQLMSAEEGVALDDIIITATTSKEKASALILEQKKAVSIKTSIGAQELSIKGVSDAEGAVTKTAGVSKGSKNVIVRGLGDRYNSTTLNGLPLPSEDPEYKNISLDFFDTSVIKNIGINKVFTPDLYGDVGGANIDIVSKELIKSSVLDISASLGANTQTVSKDFLTIDGTNRFGTQNSGIPVNDLTQYTFNNSWKPESQNFQMNNSVSFAGGKKFNIKDDTFSFFIVGGFDGSFNYLDGNIKQTTSSGEVFQDQDYTKYEYNVSQILMANLKYKFDEGHSIAYNHLFIHNNKQSIGDYLGFNNPEQDGDLEFQRRQQTNNNELYVNQFIANYKFTDRLNFEAKGSLNFIRGNEPDRRTNKYLLRDDFYSPQTSSAGENERYFSKLEENDYAAKGKFEYKLKEDEDDISVLEFGGDYRYTERLFSATIFNHDFSSRVAIDLENPDAIFNQNSIDTNIFELETGRGSASNPAAFVPFTYRGKRQIFAAFGNLIYQLNDNLIASFGGRFEKIQQRVTYNTNIAQSVVDGASNLDRTYVLPSFNIKYNFNDNSIFRIAGSQTYTFPQFKETAPFKYQDISFSSQGNPDLKPSDNYNLDAKYEYYLSSSELFTVTGFYKNIQNSIARTEIPSGGNTLTYLNVGNASVYGVEVEARKSIYEIEDKDVKIMAGLNSSVLISNVDLDQSSIAQFTNATSNLEGATPFLLNADISINKKYNDNTLISSVVFNYFSERVYSIGTRGFENVLEKGIPTLDFVSSYDFNNHYSIKLKATNLLNPDFQLTRAGYNGGEDVVLRNYKRGVNLSLGFSYSF
- a CDS encoding sensor histidine kinase, encoding MKLKITFLTTFFLLISFLSEAQNGEPIFKELEKDLTSNRVVKVLRIIDSIISTNTLSKKKINDLKSLKVCCLVQQSKLPEALTLSSTILENSKELSERGEVILRIQRALIFEFFNDAELGFLEFKKLEEIYRKREKDKYYGQYLYRKSSFYTILQPVLKSDSLALDFAERGITFGEKNNYREVSGISKLLKSKYVPKDEKIKLAKEALKDFKQIDDFSHLSIIYVVIAKQVSDSKNMALAHKYLDSALFLLEKINDIHYKADAYEKKYLLFEIENKPDSALVYYKKYHKSKMVASLELQGNEIAKIKLNNKIENQKLEVQISKKKLLLSQNNNKFLTFFVVGILFLLAIIFFLYRNLVSKNKKIDDQNNILKESVKHKGLLLQELNHRVKNNLSLIISLIKFQSQEINEQFYIEKFKHLENRINTIAIAHEQFIYADNKIEGEFYNLEEYLQKIASLINLSTRKIEYQQDISAIKLNIDTALPIGILMNELISNSIEHAVTEDVLKINVKIEKTNNLIHLYYKDSGTSFKRDSKKATLGLFIIDSMVAQLNGKIEQKKSTFKIILKYKN
- a CDS encoding response regulator transcription factor codes for the protein MMINEKLKDIKSILIVEDELLIARQIKIALLNHGYLCAGIAINYKAAKEILETTKVDLVLLDVKISGRKTGLDVALLLNTLYSIPFLFITSYNDANSLHKIKELSPKGYINKPINEITVLTTIDIIFDNLKDETEKFVNINIGTTTYNIQISDLLYIKSEHVYVRLYYKKRKMLIRCSLKKFIETMPKNLLIRVSRSCAVNINFIENIGTSSLEVYGENIKISPNYKINLQYLNRDL